One window from the genome of Eucalyptus grandis isolate ANBG69807.140 chromosome 7, ASM1654582v1, whole genome shotgun sequence encodes:
- the LOC104454002 gene encoding nucleolin 2 isoform X1, translating into MGKSSKKSAAAVAAPAAVPATKSGKKGKREVEEAPEKQLNAKKQKSNEGIEQAIQKKKAEAKTVAKKKQDSSSSESESESEEEEAVQKKQKIEIKKPLKNEETSSSEDSEDSCSDSEEENNEPAPKKIMSKNGTVASLAKKDSSSSDDSESSDDESDEDEKPAVKPAQQKKAASKESSSDESESDSSSDEETDKPKGKVQEKQPKVEAKNGSVKKEESTESSDEESSSDSDEEDEAAKATSQNKKASANASKPAPKKDESSDESEESDSDSDEDESAKKPTSAVPKKKVESSDDSDSESEEEEVVKKPAKSVSKKESSDSSSEDDSDSSSDDDDGPPKKNALDVSAKRPRVAAQTKQTQQQAKMDVDESDSEEDDSSEETDEEPQNKKPKISANKSNGKVSKKESSSDEETSDESDDSSDDEPKKTSKKDADTEMVDASPAPKAPMSEKKAPKTPDTPQSTGSKTIFVGNLPYSVEKADVENFFQAAGEVQDVRLAFDADERFKGFCHVEFTTAEAAQKAVEYNGEYLNDRQMRISLAHERGAYTPQSGKGNFSQKGGGGQAQTVFVKGLDKSIGEDQLRSSLSEHFGTCGEVSRISIPKDYDSGEPKGFAYIDFTDSNGFNKALELNGTELGGYPLAVDEARPRDNSGGGFDGGRGGGRSGGRSGGWSGGGRGGGGRFSGRRGGRFDGGRGGGRFDGGRGGGRFGGRGRGTPNRQSMAASGTGKKTTFNNDD; encoded by the exons atgGGCAAGTCCAGCAAGAAATCAGCTGCCGCg GTTGCAGCTCCTGCTGCTGTTCCGGCGACAAAGTCCGGCAAGAAAG GTAAAAGAGAAGTGGAAGAAGCACCTGAGAAGCAGTTGAATGCAAAGAAGCAGAAGAGCAATGAAGGGATAGAGCAGGCTATTCAGAAGAAGAAAGCTGAAGCGAAAACGGTGGCAAAGAAGAAACAGGATAGTAGTAGCTCGGAATCAGAGTCTGAGTCCGAGGAAGAGGAG GCTGTTCAGAAGAAgcagaaaattgaaataaagaagCCGCTTAAAAACGAAGAAACAAGTAGTTCAGAGGATTCAGAGGATTCATGTTCAGATTCGGAGGAAGAAAACAAT GAACCTGCTCCGAAGAAAATAATGTCTAAAAATGGCACAGTTGCTAGCCTTGCCAAGAAGGATTCCAGTAGTTCTGATGATTCGGAGTCATCGGACGATGAATCCGATGAGGATGAA AAACCTGCTGTCAAGCCTGCACAGCAGAAGAAAGCTGCTTCAAAGGAATCATCAAGCGATGAATCAGAATCTGACAGCTCTTCAGATGAGGAAACT GATAAACCTAAAGGAAAGGTCCAGGAAAAGCAGCCTAAGGTAGAGGCAAAGAATGGTTCAGTCAAGAAGGAAGAATCTACTGAGAGTTCCGATGAGGAAAGCAGCAGCGATTCAGATGAGGAAGAT GAAGCTGCAAAAGCTACTTCTCAAAACAAAAAGGCATCAGCCAATGCTTCTAAGCCGGCTCCCAAAAAAGATGAGTCTAGCGATGAATCTGAAGAAAGTGATTCTGATTCTGATGAG GATGAAAGTGCTAAGAAACCAACTTCTGCAGTTCCTAAAAAGAAAGTAGAATCAAGTGATGATTCGGATAGTGAATCAGAGGAAGAG GAAGTTGTTAAAAAACCAGCTAAGAGTGTATCAAAAAAGGAATCGAGTGATAGCAGTTCTGAAGATGACTCAGACAGTAGttcggatgatgatgat GGCCCACCTAAGAAGAATGCTTTGGACGTTTCTGCTAAGAGGCCACGTGTGGCAGCTCAAACAAAGCAGACCCAGCAG CAGGCAAAGATGGATGTTGACGAAAGCGACAGTGAGGAGGATGATAGTTCAGAGGAGACTGATGAAGAGCcacaaaataaaaag CCCAAGATTTCTGCAAACAAGTCGAACGGGAAAGTtagtaaaaaagaaagcagCAGTGATGAAGAAACCTCTGACGAATCCGATGACAGCTCGGATGATGAGCCTAAGAAGACATCAAAGAAG GATGCTGATACAGAAATGGTAGATGCTTCTCCTGCCCCAAAAGCTCCAATGTCAGAGAAAAAAGCT CCAAAAACCCCTGACACACCTCAAAGTACGGGCTCAAAGACTATTTTTGTTGGTAACCTGCCATACTCAGTTGAAAAAGCTGATGT AGAGAATTTCTTCCAAGCTGCTGGTGAAGTTCAGGATGTACGCCTTGCTTTTGATGCTGATGAGAGGTTCAAGGGGTTTTGTCACGTTGAATTTACCACAGCTGAAGCAGCACAAAAG GCTGTTGAATACAATGGAGAGTATCTTAACGATCGTCAGATGAGAATCAGTTTGGCACATGAAAGGGGAGCATATACTCCACAAAGCGG GAAAGGCAATTTCTCGCAGAAGGGAGGGGGGGGTCAGGCACAAACCGTTTTTGTGAAGGGTCTTGACAAGTCCATTGGAGAGGACCAG TTAAGAAGCAGCTTGTCAGAGCATTTTGGGACCTGTGGTGAGGTTTCAAGAATCTCAATTCCTAAGGATTATGATTCTGGTGAACCCAAAGg GTTTGCTTACATTGACTTTACGGATAGCAACGGTTTCAACAAGGCTTTAGAGCTTAATGGGACTGAACTAGGTGGTTATCCACTTGCAGTGGATGAGGCAAGACCGAGAGATAATAGCGGTGGTGGTTTTGATGGCGGCAGAGGAGGTGGAAGGAGTGGTGGAAGGAGTGGTGGATGGAGTGGTGGTGGAAGAGGCGGTGGAGGTCGCTTTTCTGGTAGGCGTGGTGGCCGTTTTGATGGTGGCAGAGGAGGTGGCCGTTTTGATGGTGGCAGAGGAGGTGGCCGCTTTGGTGGTAGAGGACGTGGGACGCCTAATAGACAAAGCATGGCAGCATCTGGCACAG GGAAGAAAACGACGTTCAATAATGACGATTGA
- the LOC104454002 gene encoding nucleolin 2 isoform X2 — translation MGKSSKKSAAAVAAPAAVPATKSGKKGKREVEEAPEKQLNAKKQKSNEGIEQAIQKKKAEAKTVAKKKQDSSSSESESESEEEEAVQKKQKIEIKKPLKNEETSSSEDSEDSCSDSEEENNEPAPKKIMSKNGTVASLAKKDSSSSDDSESSDDESDEDEKPAVKPAQQKKAASKESSSDESESDSSSDEETDKPKGKVQEKQPKVEAKNGSVKKEESTESSDEESSSDSDEEDEAAKATSQNKKASANASKPAPKKDESSDESEESDSDSDEDESAKKPTSAVPKKKVESSDDSDSESEEEEVVKKPAKSVSKKESSDSSSEDDSDSSSDDDDGPPKKNALDVSAKRPRVAAQTKQTQQAKMDVDESDSEEDDSSEETDEEPQNKKPKISANKSNGKVSKKESSSDEETSDESDDSSDDEPKKTSKKDADTEMVDASPAPKAPMSEKKAPKTPDTPQSTGSKTIFVGNLPYSVEKADVENFFQAAGEVQDVRLAFDADERFKGFCHVEFTTAEAAQKAVEYNGEYLNDRQMRISLAHERGAYTPQSGKGNFSQKGGGGQAQTVFVKGLDKSIGEDQLRSSLSEHFGTCGEVSRISIPKDYDSGEPKGFAYIDFTDSNGFNKALELNGTELGGYPLAVDEARPRDNSGGGFDGGRGGGRSGGRSGGWSGGGRGGGGRFSGRRGGRFDGGRGGGRFDGGRGGGRFGGRGRGTPNRQSMAASGTGKKTTFNNDD, via the exons atgGGCAAGTCCAGCAAGAAATCAGCTGCCGCg GTTGCAGCTCCTGCTGCTGTTCCGGCGACAAAGTCCGGCAAGAAAG GTAAAAGAGAAGTGGAAGAAGCACCTGAGAAGCAGTTGAATGCAAAGAAGCAGAAGAGCAATGAAGGGATAGAGCAGGCTATTCAGAAGAAGAAAGCTGAAGCGAAAACGGTGGCAAAGAAGAAACAGGATAGTAGTAGCTCGGAATCAGAGTCTGAGTCCGAGGAAGAGGAG GCTGTTCAGAAGAAgcagaaaattgaaataaagaagCCGCTTAAAAACGAAGAAACAAGTAGTTCAGAGGATTCAGAGGATTCATGTTCAGATTCGGAGGAAGAAAACAAT GAACCTGCTCCGAAGAAAATAATGTCTAAAAATGGCACAGTTGCTAGCCTTGCCAAGAAGGATTCCAGTAGTTCTGATGATTCGGAGTCATCGGACGATGAATCCGATGAGGATGAA AAACCTGCTGTCAAGCCTGCACAGCAGAAGAAAGCTGCTTCAAAGGAATCATCAAGCGATGAATCAGAATCTGACAGCTCTTCAGATGAGGAAACT GATAAACCTAAAGGAAAGGTCCAGGAAAAGCAGCCTAAGGTAGAGGCAAAGAATGGTTCAGTCAAGAAGGAAGAATCTACTGAGAGTTCCGATGAGGAAAGCAGCAGCGATTCAGATGAGGAAGAT GAAGCTGCAAAAGCTACTTCTCAAAACAAAAAGGCATCAGCCAATGCTTCTAAGCCGGCTCCCAAAAAAGATGAGTCTAGCGATGAATCTGAAGAAAGTGATTCTGATTCTGATGAG GATGAAAGTGCTAAGAAACCAACTTCTGCAGTTCCTAAAAAGAAAGTAGAATCAAGTGATGATTCGGATAGTGAATCAGAGGAAGAG GAAGTTGTTAAAAAACCAGCTAAGAGTGTATCAAAAAAGGAATCGAGTGATAGCAGTTCTGAAGATGACTCAGACAGTAGttcggatgatgatgat GGCCCACCTAAGAAGAATGCTTTGGACGTTTCTGCTAAGAGGCCACGTGTGGCAGCTCAAACAAAGCAGACCCAGCAG GCAAAGATGGATGTTGACGAAAGCGACAGTGAGGAGGATGATAGTTCAGAGGAGACTGATGAAGAGCcacaaaataaaaag CCCAAGATTTCTGCAAACAAGTCGAACGGGAAAGTtagtaaaaaagaaagcagCAGTGATGAAGAAACCTCTGACGAATCCGATGACAGCTCGGATGATGAGCCTAAGAAGACATCAAAGAAG GATGCTGATACAGAAATGGTAGATGCTTCTCCTGCCCCAAAAGCTCCAATGTCAGAGAAAAAAGCT CCAAAAACCCCTGACACACCTCAAAGTACGGGCTCAAAGACTATTTTTGTTGGTAACCTGCCATACTCAGTTGAAAAAGCTGATGT AGAGAATTTCTTCCAAGCTGCTGGTGAAGTTCAGGATGTACGCCTTGCTTTTGATGCTGATGAGAGGTTCAAGGGGTTTTGTCACGTTGAATTTACCACAGCTGAAGCAGCACAAAAG GCTGTTGAATACAATGGAGAGTATCTTAACGATCGTCAGATGAGAATCAGTTTGGCACATGAAAGGGGAGCATATACTCCACAAAGCGG GAAAGGCAATTTCTCGCAGAAGGGAGGGGGGGGTCAGGCACAAACCGTTTTTGTGAAGGGTCTTGACAAGTCCATTGGAGAGGACCAG TTAAGAAGCAGCTTGTCAGAGCATTTTGGGACCTGTGGTGAGGTTTCAAGAATCTCAATTCCTAAGGATTATGATTCTGGTGAACCCAAAGg GTTTGCTTACATTGACTTTACGGATAGCAACGGTTTCAACAAGGCTTTAGAGCTTAATGGGACTGAACTAGGTGGTTATCCACTTGCAGTGGATGAGGCAAGACCGAGAGATAATAGCGGTGGTGGTTTTGATGGCGGCAGAGGAGGTGGAAGGAGTGGTGGAAGGAGTGGTGGATGGAGTGGTGGTGGAAGAGGCGGTGGAGGTCGCTTTTCTGGTAGGCGTGGTGGCCGTTTTGATGGTGGCAGAGGAGGTGGCCGTTTTGATGGTGGCAGAGGAGGTGGCCGCTTTGGTGGTAGAGGACGTGGGACGCCTAATAGACAAAGCATGGCAGCATCTGGCACAG GGAAGAAAACGACGTTCAATAATGACGATTGA